Within the Halobaculum limi genome, the region TGAAGGTGGAAGCCGACGTAGCCGAGCACCGTCCCACCCTCGGCGTCGACGACGAGGCGGGCCCGCCCCCGTGCGGCGGCTTTCGTCTTGAACACGCCGTCGGAACTCGCCTCGCGTTCGACCTCGACCACCTCGTATCCCGCGTCACGAGCGGAGTCGGCGGTGTGGCCCACGCGAGCGTACGGGTACACCGCCGCGCCGGAGAACATCACCTCGTGAGTGATAGGGTCGTACTCCGCGAGGTCGTCGCCCGCGAGGTCCGCGAGGAGGTTCTCCGCTGCGAGGTGGCCCTGCTCTTTGGCGATGTGCAAGAGCGGCGTCCGACCGTTGGCGTCGCCGACGACGAACGTGTTCCCCGTGTCGTCGTCGACGGCACGCATCGTCGCGTCGACCCAGCCATCGCCCGGCGAGAGCGCCGTCGCGTCCAGGGCGAGACCGTCGACGTTCGGACGACGGCCGGTGAACAGAAACAGCGCGTCGGCGTCGACGCTCGCCCGGTCGTCATCGCGGTCGGTGTGGAGCCGGACACCGCCGTCAGCCGTCGTCTCGACCGACTCCTCGTACGTCTCGGAGAGTATCTCGATGTCGAACTCCTCCCGGTAGCAGTCGAGGAGGTCGTCACCGAAAGCGGCGGGCGCGTCGTCCAGCGGTCGCTCGTCGTGTTCGATCACGGTGAGGTCGACGCCCGCCTCCGCGAGGTACGCGACGAGTTCGATGCCGACGTAGCCGAATCCCATCACCACGCCCGAGTCGGGCAGGGTTCGTGCGTCGAGGACGTCCGCGCTGTCGTACCAGTCCACGTCGTCGATGCCGGGGAGGTCGGGAACGTTCAGCGTCGACCCGGTGGCGACGACGACGTAGTCGGGAGCGAGCGTCTCGCCACCGGACAGCGCCAGTTCGTGCGGACCGACGAATCGCGCCGTCTCGTGGCGAAACTCGACGCCAGCACCATCCGCGATGGAGTTGACTGCGGCGCGGCGGTGGGCCGCAAACGAGGTGACGTGTTCGTCCTTCCGGTCGACGACGCGGTCGAGGTCGAGGTCGGGAACGTCGCCGACGAGGCGGTCGTCGTGGCGGGCCTGATAGCGGTGGGCCGCCGCCGACAGCACCTCTTTCGAGGGCATACAGCCGCGGAGGATACAGAGGCCGCCGCCTGGTTCGCCGTCGTCGACGAGCGTGAGCCGATCGAGTGGCGCGTCGGGGTCCGCGGGGTCGGTATGGTCGGCGAGTCGCTCCGCGGCGGCGACGCCGGCGCTGCCGTACGCGCCGATGACTGCGACGTGCATGGCCCCCTCTCTCTCCTCCGACCCGAAGTAGTTACGCCCACCACTGCCGACGCCGACCGCCGCTGCAACAGGGCTATGTCCGGGCGGTCGATACGGTCGTGCGTGCTGAACACCGGCTTCCACGACCGCGGCGTCTACCTCCGAGACGCCGACACGCTCGTCGTCGCGGACCTCCACATCGGCCGCGCGGAGGCGTCCGACGTGGAGTATCCGCTGGGCGAGGCGGGCGACCTCACCGGGCGCGTCGAGGCGCTCTTGACGCGTTTCGAGCCGAGCGAGATGGTCCTCGCAGGCGACGTGCTCCACCGGTTCACCCACGCGTCGGTCGCGAGCGAGCGGTCGCTGGCGGGCGTCGTCGACGCCTGTCGCGACGCGGGAGCGCGACCCGTCCTCGTCCGCGGGAACCACGACACCGTCCTCGGCGACGTGTGGGACGGTGACGTCCACGACGCGTACGAACTTGACGCCCGCGTGCGCGGGTCGCCCGTCGTCGTCCGCCACGGACACGAGGCGCCGCCCGACGACGAGACTGCGGGGCTGTACGTCGTCGGTCACGATCACCCGACCATCTCCATCGAGGGGAGCAGACGCCCGTGTTTCCTGTACGCCGAGCGTGCGTATCGCGGCGCGGACGTGTTGATGCTCCCGGCGTTCTCCCGACTCGCCGCCGGTGTCGAGGTGAACGGAATGTACGCCCGCGACTTCCAGTCGCCGTTCGTCACCGACGCTGACGCACTCCGACCGATCCTCGCACGGTCGCAGACGGACGCCGCCAACGAGGACCACGACTCGGCAGCCGCTGTCGCCGACCCGCTGGAGTTCCCACCGCTTGGCGAGTTCCGTCGGTTGCTGTGAGGCGAGCAACGCTTTTGCCCTCGTGTGCGTCAAACGATAGCAATGGCCGCGATCAACGAGTGCCTCGGCTGCGGCGAGGAGTTCGACCACAGCGACGGGGAGTGCCCCGAGTGCGGGTGGAGCGCCGCCGACTTCGCCGGCCGCGGGCGCTACGGACTGGCGAAAGAGGGGCACGGCGAACCGGGGGACGAGGGCGACGGCGACCGCGGTGGGTCTTCGAGCGGGCCGCCGCCGGGACCCGACGGCCTGATCGGGTTCTGATCAGTCGGCGTCGGCGCGGTCCGATTCGTCGGGCACGACCGGGCCCCCCTCGCGCATCGACAGTGGGGGGCGGTCCGCTGCGTGGCGCGCGTCGTTGAGCGCGTCACACACCGTTCCTTGGCCACCCATGTTGACACCGGCGAGACGAGTTCGCTGTCTGACCAGTTCGAACTCGCCGGCGTCGATCGGTTCTCCCTCGGGCGTGCGGCACAGTTCTGGGTGGTCGTCATCGACGACTCCCGTCACGGCCGCTTTCTCGCGGTAGCGGACCAGCGGGTCTGCGTCGACGCGCACCGCGAGCGACCCATCTGGAACCCACACTGTGAGGCGGTCGTCGTCATCGTCGTCGCCGGTGGCGCCGAGAGGATCGCGGTCTGGCCACGCCACGTCGTCGTCGGTGAGCGCGACGATCTGATCGCCGGAGAGGCCGGCGTCGAGGAGCGCCCCGGTGGCGTCGTGTTGACGGGCGATCCGTGCCTTCCGGTCGAGTTCCGCCCGGACCGGCACCACGTCGCCGTCGGCGTCGGGGAACGCCTCGCCGAAGGGGAGGCCCTCGTTGATCCCGCGGTTGATCTCGCGTTCGTGCATGTGCTCGCGGAGGTCGATCTCTGCGCGGTCGACGCCCGGGAGCGACTCCACTTGGTCGCGAGCGTCGGCGGCCATCATCCAGGCGAACGCCGGGGAACACCACGCCGTCGGGAGCGTGAACGCGACGAACACCTCGCCGTCGTCGATCCTGATCTCCTCGACGTAGTCGAGTTCGACGATGGACGTGTCCAGTTCGGGGTCGGTGACGCGGTCGAGTCGCTCGCGGACCGCGTCGACGGTCGTCGACGCGGACGTCGACTCAGCCCGGGCGGACGACTCCCCTGAAGGCTGCGGGTCCGACGCCATCAGTCGTCCGCCGGCGTGGCACTCGTGCCGCCGGCGTAGTGGTCGCCGAGACCGAAGTCCTCGGTGACGCCGTCCGTTCGGAACTGCTCTTTCTTCGCCTCGATGTCGATGTCGTACAGTTCCGCGGCGTTCTCGCCGAGGATCTTCCGTTTGGTGTCGAGCCCGAACTCGACGCCGTACTCGTCTTTCTGCTCGTCGGTGAGTTCGGCGTCCATAAACGTCTCCACGAGCCAGTCGGGGTTCCACAGCGCGTAGTCCGACCCGAACAGCAGGCGGTCCTCACCGAGCCAGAACAGGAGTTCACCCATAATCTCGCCGAACTTCCGCGGGCGGTGGACCGCCAGCGGCGCGGCGACCGCGAGGCCGCCGTAGACGTTGGGTTCCTGCGCGGCGATCCAGCAGAAGTCGTCGAGTCGCGGCAGGCCGACGTGTTCGACGACGAAGTTCAGTTCGGGGAACGAGGTGGCCGCGTCGTCGACGTCGGCGACGTCGAAGGCGTCCCGGTTGAGCGGGCGGATGGTCGGCCCCTTGTGCGGGTGGATGTTCTCGATGCCGAGTTCCGAACACTTCTCCAAGAACTCGAACGACTCCTGTGAGTCGAGGCGCCACCCCTTCGAGTCGCCGTTCCACTCGGCGGTGTACAGTTTCACGCCCTGGATGTCGTACTCCTCCTTCTGTCGTTCGAGTTCCTCCATCCCCGCCTCGCCGTCACGCGGGTCGAACCGTCCGTTGAGGACGAACCGCTCGGGGTACCGCTGTGCGAGTTCGGCGTTGTCCTCGATGGTGTTGAAGCCGTCCGCGTAGAAGTCGCGGAGGTACGTCGGCTGGAAGATGCCCATGTCGACCGCGGCGTTGCCGAACAGGTCGTCAGCCATCCGATCGGCCCCGTACTTGCGGTACTCGTCGAGCCCCCACTGTTTGTCCTCGGGCGTGAACCCGGTGTGGTAGTCGTAGAAGCACTGGATGAACTGCTCACCACCCTCGTGTGTGATGTTCTCCTCGCTCGCGTCCCACAGGTGCAGGTGCGAGTCGATGACGAATATCTCCTCTCCCTCGTCTGTCACGTACATCTGTGATGTGTTACCACGGCTGACAGATAATAAACACCATAGTCGATTATGTGATACTTTGTATGTTCTTGTAACGATAGGAATTTTTATAAGTTCGGTGTGGTAGCAGTAACCACATGCGAGCAGCCAGACTCCACTCGTACACCGACGATATGGCGAACGCGCTCACCATCGACGACGTCGACCGGCCGACCGTCGAGGCGTCCGACGACGTCATCGTCGAGGTCGAGGGCGCGGGATGGTGCCAGACGGACAACCACATTATCGAGGGAATGTGGACCGACTACGTCCCGCAGGAACTCCCGCTCACACTCGGTCACGAGAACGCCGGCACCGTCGTCGAAGTCGGATCGGAGGTACAGACCGTCGGTGTGGGCGATAGCGTCATCTGCCATCCCGTGATGACGTGTGGCACCTGCCGGCCGTGTCGACAGGGCGAGGACATGTACTGCGAGAACGTCCGCTTCCCGGGCCTCACGCACGACGGCGGCTTCGCGGAGTTCCTCCACACGAACGAGCGAGCGGTCATCCCCCTCCCTAGCGATGTGGACACGACCGACATCGCGCCCCACGCCGACGCCGGCATCACCGCCTACCACGCGACCAAGAAGGCCGTCCGGGAACTGAACCCCGGCGACACCGCGGTGGTCATCGGCGTCGGCGGTCTCGGCCACATCGGCCTCCAGTGTCTCGACGCGATGAGCGCCGCCGACATCGTCGCCCTCGACCTGAAGGAGTCGGCCCGCCACCTCGCGATGGATCTGGGCGCCCACCACACCGTCGACCCCGGAACCGAGGACGTCGCGAGCGTCATCGCGGACCTCACCGACGACGTGGGCGCACAGCAAGTCCTTGACTTCGTCGGCGCCGACCAGACGACAGCGCTCGCGCCCGACATCGTCGCCGCTGGTGGCGACCACCACGTCATCGGCTACGGCGGGCACGTCCACCAACCGTCGCAGTCGCTCGTCGACGGCGAGTTCAGTTACAAGGGTACGCTCGTCGGGCGCTACACAGAACTGCAGGAACTCGTCGCTCTCGTCGACCGCGGCGAGGTCGAACTACGGACGAGTCGGTACGACCTCGCAGACATCAACACGGTCGCCGAGCGCCTCGAACACGGTGAAATCGAGGGGCGTGCGGTCATCACGCCGTAGTCTTTCGCCACTCTCAGCGCCGTCGCGGTCCCCTTGCCGCCGCCGCAATCACTTCGGTACTCGCGTGTGAGCCACGTCTATGAGCGACGCCGACGCCGAGACGAGCGAGACAGCCGTGGACCCGATGGGCGACGTGCGGCGCGTCCTCGGACCGGACGGCGCAGTCGTCGGTGACGTGCCCGACCTGTCCGACGAGCGCCTACTCACCATCTACCGCGATATGGTGACCGCACGCCGTTTCGACGAGCGAGCGGTCAGCCTCCAGCGACAGGGGCGCATCGGCACGTACTCCGCCATCGAGGGACAGGAGGCCAGTTCCGTCGCCGCAACCCACGCCCTGCGCGATGACGACCCCGTCTTCTACCAGTACCGCGAACACGGCGCGGTCATCGCCCGCGGCTTCCCTGCGGAGTACCTCGCCTACTGGATGGGCCACGAGTCGGGCACGGCGGGCCTCGCCGACATCGACGTGTTCCCACTGAACATCGGCATCGCTGCGCACCTCCCGCACGCCGTCGGCGCGGCGATGGCGTTCGACTACCGCGACGAAGACCGGATCACGTGCGCCCACTTCGGGGACGGGGCCACCTCGGAGGGCGACTTCCACGAGGCGCTCAACTTCGCCGGGGTGTTCGACACGCCGAGCGTGTTCGTCTGTCACAACAACCAGTGGGCCATCTCCATCCCGCGCGAGGATCAGACCGCGAGTCCGACGCTCGCGCAGAAGGCCGAGGCGTACGGCTTCGAGGGCGTCCGCGTCGACGGAATGGACCCGCTGGCGGTGTACGCTGCAGTCGAGGAGGCCGCCCAGCAGGCCCGCAACGGCACCGACGACAGCCTCCGCCCCACACTCATCGAGACGGTCGAGTACCGCTTCGGCGCGCACACGACCGCCGACGACCCGAGCGCCTACCGCGACGACGCTGACGGCGACCCGTGGCGGGCGTGGGACCCGCTTCCGCGAATGGAGGCGTTCCTCCGGAAACAGGGACTCGCGGACGACGACCGCATCGAGGCAATTCGCGAGGAGGCGAACGACCGCGTCGCCGCCGTCATCGACGAGGCGGAACGCTTCGAGGGTGACCCCGCCGATATGTTCGCGGACGTGTACGCCGAGACGCCCGCGGAACTGGAGCGCCAACGGGAGTCGTTGCTCGCGGCAGTCGAGCGACACGGGAAGGACGCGTTCTTGCGCGAGGAGTAGCGGCGCTTGCGAGTGGAGGACCGCTGACTGCTCGCCCGCCTACCGCTCTGCCAACAGCGTCTCGGCGGCGACGCGCCCGCTCTCCATCGCGCCCTGAATTGACGACCACTCAGTGTAGTCGCCCGCGAGGTACACCGCTCCAGCGGGGTCGGCCGCGTCGGGGAGCGTCTCGTGGACGCCCGGCGGTTGCGCGAACTGCGCGAACTCGATTCGGTCGGTGTGGATCGGTTCGAGGCCGCCGAAACTGCGTTCGGGATACCACGATTCGAGCGCCGCCTGCGCGTCGCTCGCGAGGTCGTCAGCGTCGCGGAATCGGGCGTCGTCGCCGAGGAACGTCGCACACAGCAACTGGTGGCCGTCGGGGGCGTACTCCGGCGCGACGTCGGTCAGCGGGACGACCACGTTCGGCGATTGGTCGTCGGCGTTGAGCAGGATCTTCTTGCCCGTCTCGACGGGCGTCGCGTCCGGCAGGCGGTAGTACTGGGTCGTCGAGGGAACCCCGTCGGTCGGGATCGCGTCGACCCCCGTGAGGTCGCGGGCTGCCTTCGGGTCGGTGGCGACGATGGCGGCGTCGGCCTCGACCGCCCGGTCGGTCGTCTCGACGGTGACGCCGTCGCCCGCAGGGTCGACGCCCTCGACGCCCTCGCCCGTGACGACGGTCGCGCCCGCGGCCTCGGCGCTGGCGCGAAGTTGCTCGGATATCGCGCCCATCCCGCCTGCAGGCACACCGATCTGGCCGTTCGAGAGCGCGCGGAAGGTGTACGCGAAGACGTGTTTCGACGTGGACAGCGAGCGGTCGAGCGTGATGCCGCCGTAGAAGGGGGCGACGAAGTTCTCGATGTACTTCCCAGAGAAGCCCCAGTCGCGGAGGTACTCGCGGATGCTGGTGTCGCTGCCGGAGAAGAACCACGACTCCGACCGCTGGGACAGGTCCTGGCGAAGCGCCAACGTGCGGAGTTTGTCCGTCGTCGTCACCCGACGGTTGAACACGGATTCCACGAGCGCACGCGGGTCACGAAGCGGGTCCGAGAGAACGCTCCGCGTCCCCTCGTCGCCCGAGCAGATGACCGCGCCGGGGCGAAAGCGCCGCAGGTCGAGTTCACCCACGTCGAGTTCCCGCTTGACGGCGGGGTAACCCGTGAACAACACCTGAAATCCCCGGTCGAGGGTGAATCCGTCGCGCTCGCGCGAGCGGACGCGACCACCGACCTCGGGTCGACGCTCGTAGACGGTGACGTCCGCGCCCGCGTCTGCGAGGTGGCGGGCGGCGACGAGACCCGCCAGTCCCGCGCCCGCGACGACGACGTTCGGCGTATCCGACATACCCGCGCTTGGGACGGGTGACACAAAGGCGTACCCGGTCGCGTCTTGCGACCCCATCGACCGGAACCAGCACATCCTTGCGCCGCCGGTTCCAACGGGAGACGAATGCAGACGACGGACGCGTTCGACGGACTGGCGTGTACCGACTGCGGAGAGTCGTTCGGCGTCGACGAACACGGACGCTGCCCCGACTGCGGCGGGACGCTCTCGCCGCAGTACGATCTGGACGCGGTCGACGCCGAGGCGTTCGGCGGCGACGATGCCCCCGGACAGTACCGCTTCGGCGCGCTCTTGCCGTTCCCTGCGTCGACGGCGCTCACGGCCGGCGAGGGAGACACACCGCTCGTGCGAACCGACCGCCTCGCCGAGGAACTGGGCGTCGCCGCGGCGTACGTGAAAGACGAGGGGCGCAACCCGACAGGCACGTTCGTCGACCGCGGGATGAGCCTCGCCGTCACCGCCGCGGCCGACCGGGAGATGGAACCGCTGGCGTTGGCGGCCGCCGGCAACGCCGGGCAGTCGGCCGCCGCCTACGCCGGGCGGGCAGACCTGCGGTCGTACTCGTTTGTCCCCTCGCGGACAGCGTTCTCGAACAAGGCGATGGTAAACGTCCACGGCGGCGAGATGCGCGTCGTCGGCGGACGCTACGGCGACGCCGCCGCCGCGGTCGACGAGCAACTGGCTACCGACTACCACTCGTTGCAGGAGTTTACGACGCCGTACCGTCACGACGGCGCGAAGACGCTCGCGTACGAACTGCTCGACGCGACCGACGCAGCGGAGTCGACACTTCCCGACGCCGTCGTCGTTCCCGCGAGCACGGGCGAACTCGTCGTCGGCGTCGTCGAAGGTCTGCAAGACCTCGCCGAGTTGGGCCTCGCTGACGAGGTGCCCGACGTGTACGCCGTGCAGGCCGCCGGCTGTGCGCCCATCGCGACCGCTCACGAGTCGGGTGCGGACTCGGTCGAGGCGTGGGTCGGCCCCGACACCATCGTCGGCGAGGTGGAGATCGAGGACCCGGCGGGCGGCGACCTCGCGGTGTCGGCGCTGCGGGCGGTCGACGGCGACAGCCTCACCGTCGAGGACGACGACGCCCTCGAGAGCGCAGTGACGGTCGCACAGACGGAAGTCATCGAAGTCGGTGGCGCGGGCGGTGTTGCGCTCGCGGGCGCGTGGCGACTCGCGGAGGCCGACGCCTTCGGCGAGGACGACGAGGTCGTCGTCGTCAACCCCGACTCCGGGGTGAAGACACCTGACGTCCTCCGGAGCCACCTGATGGGCAAAGGGATCTGAGTCGGAGACTCGCCCGCCGGGTCCGGATTCCGACTGCAATTTGAGCCGGTGACTATATCCGTTAGACGAGTCTAATTCGTCCCGATCAGATGTTGAGCGACGTGATGGAGGACTACCTGAAGGCCATCTACGTGCTCCAGTCGGAGGACGGGCCGCCGGTGTCGACGTCGGCCATCGCCGAGCGAGTGGGGAAGACCCCGCCGACCGTGACGAGTATGCTCGACACGCTAGAGGAGCGTGGCCTCGTCGAACGCGAGAAGTACAAGGGCGCGGAGTTGACCGAAGAGGGTCGTACCGTGGCGCTCGAAGTCCTCCGACATCACCGACTGCTGGAGGCGTATCTCGCAGAGCACCTCGACTACTCGTGGAGCGAGGTCCACGAGGAGGCAGACGCCCTCGAACACCACATCAGCGAGGAGTTCGAGCGCCGCGTCGCGGCGGTGCTGGGCGACCCGAGCGTCGACCCGCACGGTGACCCGATCCCAAGTGCGGACCTGCAGCCACCGGCAGACGACGGGGCGCTGCCGCTCACAGAGTTCGAAGTGGGCGACCGCGTCGTCATCGCGCGGGTCAGCGACCGGGACGACGAGGAACTCGAGTACCTCGACCGCGCAGGTATCGTCCCCGGCCGAACCGTCACGGTGCGTGACGTCGCACCGTTCGGGATGGTGACGGTGGCGGTCGAACCGGACGGCGAGGGCGACGTGGCCGAACAGAGCCTCCCCGACTCCATCGCGGCGTCCGTGCGCGTCAGACCAGCGACGGGTGAGCGCAACACGACCACGAACGAGGGTGTCGGCGGGGCGTGACGGGGTTCTGGGAGATCGTCGTCGTCGCGGCGGTCGCACAGCTAGCGGTGCTGCCCGGCGAGAAGGTGCAGTTCATCATCGCCGGATTGTCGACGCGCTACCGGCCGGTGGTCGTCGTCGCGGCCGCGGGAACCGCGTTCGCCGGGTGGACGGCCCTGGAGATCACGTTCGGTGCGGCGCTGCAGTCGGCGGTGTCGGCGACCGTGCTCGACGCGTTCACCGCGGCGATGTTCATCGGGTTCGCGCTGGTGCTGTTGCGCTCGACTCCTGCTCCCGGCTCCGAGCCACACGTGGCCACCGACGGCGGCCAGGTGCTGTCGAGCGTCGACGGGTCGGTCGAACTGTTCGGCTACGAGATATCGGGCACCGTCGGGTCGTACCTCTCGATCCTCTCGATGATGGCCGCCGGCGAGTTCGGCGACAAGACGCAACTCATCACCATCGGACTGGCCGCGCAGTACGGTGCGACGCCCGCTATCTGGGTCGGCGAGATGGCCGCTATCATCCCGGTGAGCATCGCGAACGCGTACGTGTTCCACCGCTTCAGCCACCGCTTCGACGTGCGGAACGCGCACCTCTTTGGCGCGGCGTTGTTCGCCTTCTTCGGCCTCGACACGGTCCTATCGCTGGCGGTCGGGTTCTCCGTCTGGGAGACGGTCGTCGGGACCGTCTCACAGGCAGTGCTGTCGCTGGTGTAGCGGGCGCGGAACGCGGCGTTTAATGTCTGAGCCGTGTTGGCGACGACGTAGTGAGTACCATCGGTTCGCTGGTCGCGGGCGTCGTCTTCGGCCTCGCGCTGGCCGCACCGCCCGGTCCGATGAACGCGGTGATCGCAGAAGAGAGCGTCCTTCGCGGGTGGACCGCGGGCGTCCGTGCCGGCCTCGGGGCGGCCACCGCCGACGCGATCTTCTTCGTCCTCTCGCTGGTCGGCGTGGTCGGCTTCCTCGGTCGTGCGCCGGTCGTTCGCGGTGTGATGGTCGGCATTGGCGGCGTGCTGATGCTGTACTACGCGTACGGCGCCGCCCGCGAGATCCGTGGGTCGTTCCTCAGCGTCGACCCCGACATCGCAGACGAGGAGTCTGCCGGCTTCCGCAAGGCGCTGGCGCTGGCGCTGGCGAACCCGTACCAAGTGTTGTTCTGGCTGACCGTCGGCGTGGGACTGCTCGAACCCGGCCGCATCGACGTGTTCGCCGCCGCAGACGTGGCGGCGCTGACGGGGGAACTCGTCGTCGAGACGGGAAGCCCGACGCTCGTCGTCGGCTTCTTCGCTGGCATCGGCCTGTGGGTGACTGGCTTCCCGGGCGCACTCGTGGCCGCGCGGAGCCGCGTGGAGGCGCTCGCGCCGGTCGTCGCGGCGCTGTCTGCGCTGTTGCTCGGGGGGTTCGGCGTCGCGTTCCTGTTCGACGCCGCCCGGACGCTCGCGCCGGTCGTGTGACCACGGCGGGGCGGTCGCTCGGTGTGGGCTGACAGGCGACGACTCGCTCGAGAGCGACCTCCACCGCGCTCGACTCTGCACCCAACGCGTGCCGTCGCACACCCACGCTCGCGTCGGGACCGTAGTTATCGCATCGGCGTGGCTGAGTCGACATCTGATTTGAACGTTCGCACGAAGCGGAGACGGCGGAACGTGTCGGCGATCGGGGCGGAACACGACAACGCCTTTGTGTCCCGGTCGGAACCGGGCAGGTATGTTTGGGAAGTCGACGTGGATCAAACTCCCGCGGAACGTGCTCGTCGGGCACGGCGTCCTCGACGAGGCGGGCGAGGCCGTCTCGGAGTTGTCGCTGGCCGGGACGCCGCTGCTCGTCACCTCGCCGACGCCGAACGACCTCGCGGGCGACCGCTTACGCGCGCAGTTCGACGGCGCGGAGACCGTCACTGTCGACCGCGCGAGTTTCGAGGCGGTCGGCGAGATCGTCGCGGCCGCCGAGGCCGCCGAAGCGACGTTCCTCGTCGCGCTGGGGGGCGGCAAGCCCATCGACCTCGCGAAGATGGCTGCCGACGAACTGGGGCTGGGCTTCGTCTCGGTGCCGACCGCCGCCAGTCACGACGGCATCGTCTCCGGGCGCTCGTCTATCCCCGAGGGCGACACGCGCCACTCTGTCGCGGCCGACCCGCCACTTGCGGTCATCGCCGACACCGAGATTATGGCGAACGCGCCGTGGGACCTCACGACCGCTGGCTGTGCCGACATCATCTCCAACTACACCGCGGTCAAAGACTGGCGGCTGGCGCGCCGTCTGAAGAACGTCGAGTACAGTGAGTACGCGGGCGCGCTCTCGGAAATGACCGCCGAGATGCTCGTCGACAACGCCGACTCGATCAAACAGGGGTTAGAGGAGTCGTCGTGGGTGGTCTCGAAGGCACTCGTCTCCTCGGGCGTGGCGATGTCTATCGCAGGATCCTCGCGGCCCGCGTCCGGCGCGGAACACCTCTTCTCGCATCAGTTGGACCGCATCGCCGACTCGCCCGCGCTCCACGGACACCAGGTCGGCGTCGGATCGATACTGACGGAGTTCCTCCACACCGGCGAAAACGGGCAGTGGCGTGCGATCCGTGACGCCCTGAAGTCTATCGGTGCGCCGACGACCGCGGCCGAACTCGGCATCGACGACGAGACGGTCATCGAGGCGCTCACGACCGCCCACACCATCCGCGACCGCTACACCATCCTCGGCGACGGCGTCAAC harbors:
- a CDS encoding dihydrolipoyl dehydrogenase family protein translates to MHVAVIGAYGSAGVAAAERLADHTDPADPDAPLDRLTLVDDGEPGGGLCILRGCMPSKEVLSAAAHRYQARHDDRLVGDVPDLDLDRVVDRKDEHVTSFAAHRRAAVNSIADGAGVEFRHETARFVGPHELALSGGETLAPDYVVVATGSTLNVPDLPGIDDVDWYDSADVLDARTLPDSGVVMGFGYVGIELVAYLAEAGVDLTVIEHDERPLDDAPAAFGDDLLDCYREEFDIEILSETYEESVETTADGGVRLHTDRDDDRASVDADALFLFTGRRPNVDGLALDATALSPGDGWVDATMRAVDDDTGNTFVVGDANGRTPLLHIAKEQGHLAAENLLADLAGDDLAEYDPITHEVMFSGAAVYPYARVGHTADSARDAGYEVVEVEREASSDGVFKTKAAARGRARLVVDAEGGTVLGYVGFHLHADVMAKTMQVLVERGADVREVPDRAYHPTTPEILDGLFRDASGRLDG
- a CDS encoding metallophosphoesterase, yielding MLNTGFHDRGVYLRDADTLVVADLHIGRAEASDVEYPLGEAGDLTGRVEALLTRFEPSEMVLAGDVLHRFTHASVASERSLAGVVDACRDAGARPVLVRGNHDTVLGDVWDGDVHDAYELDARVRGSPVVVRHGHEAPPDDETAGLYVVGHDHPTISIEGSRRPCFLYAERAYRGADVLMLPAFSRLAAGVEVNGMYARDFQSPFVTDADALRPILARSQTDAANEDHDSAAAVADPLEFPPLGEFRRLL
- a CDS encoding metal-sulfur cluster assembly factor, giving the protein MASDPQPSGESSARAESTSASTTVDAVRERLDRVTDPELDTSIVELDYVEEIRIDDGEVFVAFTLPTAWCSPAFAWMMAADARDQVESLPGVDRAEIDLREHMHEREINRGINEGLPFGEAFPDADGDVVPVRAELDRKARIARQHDATGALLDAGLSGDQIVALTDDDVAWPDRDPLGATGDDDDDDRLTVWVPDGSLAVRVDADPLVRYREKAAVTGVVDDDHPELCRTPEGEPIDAGEFELVRQRTRLAGVNMGGQGTVCDALNDARHAADRPPLSMREGGPVVPDESDRADAD
- a CDS encoding amidohydrolase family protein codes for the protein MYVTDEGEEIFVIDSHLHLWDASEENITHEGGEQFIQCFYDYHTGFTPEDKQWGLDEYRKYGADRMADDLFGNAAVDMGIFQPTYLRDFYADGFNTIEDNAELAQRYPERFVLNGRFDPRDGEAGMEELERQKEEYDIQGVKLYTAEWNGDSKGWRLDSQESFEFLEKCSELGIENIHPHKGPTIRPLNRDAFDVADVDDAATSFPELNFVVEHVGLPRLDDFCWIAAQEPNVYGGLAVAAPLAVHRPRKFGEIMGELLFWLGEDRLLFGSDYALWNPDWLVETFMDAELTDEQKDEYGVEFGLDTKRKILGENAAELYDIDIEAKKEQFRTDGVTEDFGLGDHYAGGTSATPADD
- a CDS encoding NAD(P)-dependent alcohol dehydrogenase, which produces MRAARLHSYTDDMANALTIDDVDRPTVEASDDVIVEVEGAGWCQTDNHIIEGMWTDYVPQELPLTLGHENAGTVVEVGSEVQTVGVGDSVICHPVMTCGTCRPCRQGEDMYCENVRFPGLTHDGGFAEFLHTNERAVIPLPSDVDTTDIAPHADAGITAYHATKKAVRELNPGDTAVVIGVGGLGHIGLQCLDAMSAADIVALDLKESARHLAMDLGAHHTVDPGTEDVASVIADLTDDVGAQQVLDFVGADQTTALAPDIVAAGGDHHVIGYGGHVHQPSQSLVDGEFSYKGTLVGRYTELQELVALVDRGEVELRTSRYDLADINTVAERLEHGEIEGRAVITP
- a CDS encoding thiamine pyrophosphate-dependent enzyme, which translates into the protein MSDADAETSETAVDPMGDVRRVLGPDGAVVGDVPDLSDERLLTIYRDMVTARRFDERAVSLQRQGRIGTYSAIEGQEASSVAATHALRDDDPVFYQYREHGAVIARGFPAEYLAYWMGHESGTAGLADIDVFPLNIGIAAHLPHAVGAAMAFDYRDEDRITCAHFGDGATSEGDFHEALNFAGVFDTPSVFVCHNNQWAISIPREDQTASPTLAQKAEAYGFEGVRVDGMDPLAVYAAVEEAAQQARNGTDDSLRPTLIETVEYRFGAHTTADDPSAYRDDADGDPWRAWDPLPRMEAFLRKQGLADDDRIEAIREEANDRVAAVIDEAERFEGDPADMFADVYAETPAELERQRESLLAAVERHGKDAFLREE
- a CDS encoding NAD(P)/FAD-dependent oxidoreductase, producing MSDTPNVVVAGAGLAGLVAARHLADAGADVTVYERRPEVGGRVRSRERDGFTLDRGFQVLFTGYPAVKRELDVGELDLRRFRPGAVICSGDEGTRSVLSDPLRDPRALVESVFNRRVTTTDKLRTLALRQDLSQRSESWFFSGSDTSIREYLRDWGFSGKYIENFVAPFYGGITLDRSLSTSKHVFAYTFRALSNGQIGVPAGGMGAISEQLRASAEAAGATVVTGEGVEGVDPAGDGVTVETTDRAVEADAAIVATDPKAARDLTGVDAIPTDGVPSTTQYYRLPDATPVETGKKILLNADDQSPNVVVPLTDVAPEYAPDGHQLLCATFLGDDARFRDADDLASDAQAALESWYPERSFGGLEPIHTDRIEFAQFAQPPGVHETLPDAADPAGAVYLAGDYTEWSSIQGAMESGRVAAETLLAER